The following are encoded in a window of Caldicellulosiruptor danielii genomic DNA:
- a CDS encoding efflux RND transporter periplasmic adaptor subunit: MRLKNSVFLIGFITVCIIVLIAVNLFTKNISKQHAEKIEDKNVVKVERKNLFEEITLRGVVNAKEKPIFSPTSAKVKSVLIKEGGYVKKNDLIAVLDDEKLRVEIKKKSEKNKFYTMI, from the coding sequence ATGAGGCTTAAAAATAGTGTATTTTTAATTGGATTTATTACTGTTTGTATAATTGTATTAATAGCAGTAAATTTATTTACAAAAAACATTAGCAAACAGCATGCTGAAAAGATAGAAGACAAAAATGTTGTAAAGGTTGAGAGAAAGAATCTTTTTGAAGAAATAACGTTGAGAGGTGTTGTTAATGCTAAAGAAAAACCAATATTTTCGCCTACCTCTGCAAAGGTTAAAAGTGTCTTAATAAAAGAGGGTGGTTATGTGAAAAAGAATGACTTAATTGCAGTTTTAGATGATGAAAAACTAAGGGTTGAAATTAAAAAAAAGAGCGAGAAAAACAAATTTTATACCATGATTTAG
- a CDS encoding efflux RND transporter periplasmic adaptor subunit → MKESDIVSKGSPICKVVKTDEVYFTVAFPAWLFENIDQGQQIKVILPELEQEAMGYVRGKSSVFYTNENGFLVFDVEIALKGENLPVKTKAYCIFEHKGQKVRSLNEGVVTLEENIIKSTADGIVKSIKISRFSNITRKQLVVELLDDEILKQIENKKAQIEQISGEISECKNELRKFLIRSPLEGIISNINIVEGQLINEGEKIAVIWNPQNLVFESKISELELNRVKKGQKVILQFEMPGRIGVQETVNGTVEYIGLQPLEKVEDANISFYPIKISFKSSKFKRGIHGTAKIMALVKQNALCIPIEALREENGKYYVWVKKLNNKNTSEILKEDRIVDEYGSKASYYRNAEKRDVVVGENNKQYVEILNGLKEGEEVVLPQAYANIQK, encoded by the coding sequence GTGAAAGAAAGCGATATTGTTTCAAAAGGAAGTCCAATATGTAAAGTTGTGAAAACTGATGAAGTATACTTTACTGTGGCATTTCCCGCATGGCTTTTTGAAAATATAGATCAAGGACAGCAAATTAAAGTAATCTTACCTGAACTTGAACAGGAAGCAATGGGATATGTTAGAGGAAAAAGTTCTGTCTTTTATACAAATGAGAATGGTTTTTTGGTATTTGATGTTGAAATAGCTTTAAAAGGCGAGAATTTACCTGTTAAGACAAAGGCATACTGTATATTTGAACATAAAGGACAAAAGGTAAGAAGTTTAAATGAGGGAGTAGTTACACTGGAAGAGAATATTATAAAATCAACAGCTGATGGTATTGTAAAAAGCATTAAAATTTCACGGTTTTCTAATATAACAAGAAAACAATTAGTAGTTGAACTGCTGGATGATGAAATCTTAAAACAAATTGAAAACAAAAAAGCACAGATAGAACAAATTTCAGGAGAAATAAGTGAATGTAAAAATGAACTTAGAAAATTTTTAATAAGATCTCCATTAGAAGGTATTATAAGTAATATAAATATTGTTGAAGGTCAACTTATAAATGAAGGCGAGAAAATTGCGGTTATCTGGAATCCTCAAAATTTAGTATTTGAATCAAAAATTTCAGAGCTTGAACTAAACAGAGTTAAAAAAGGGCAAAAGGTGATTTTGCAATTTGAAATGCCCGGTAGAATTGGTGTCCAAGAAACAGTAAACGGCACAGTTGAATATATAGGTTTACAACCACTTGAAAAGGTTGAAGATGCCAACATAAGCTTTTATCCTATTAAGATTAGTTTCAAAAGTAGCAAATTTAAAAGAGGAATACATGGTACAGCTAAAATTATGGCTTTGGTAAAGCAAAACGCGCTTTGTATTCCTATAGAAGCGTTAAGAGAGGAAAATGGTAAATACTACGTATGGGTGAAAAAGCTCAATAATAAAAATACTTCAGAAATCCTAAAAGAAGATAGGATTGTTGATGAATACGGTTCAAAGGCAAGCTACTACAGGAATGCAGAAAAAAGAGATGTTGTTGTAGGAGAAAACAACAAGCAATATGTAGAGATTTTAAATGGGCTAAAAGAAGGTGAAGAAGTGGTCTTGCCTCAGGCATATGCAAATATTCAAAAGTAA
- a CDS encoding ABC transporter permease, whose protein sequence is MGYVKFLEAFKIAAKSLVYNKTRTFLSVLGVIIGICSIIVSVGLVQSVSISVSKQLEESGLDSLILILQRDVDINEMFRYLNDSQNLLVGITPKKTYYTEVLSSDGKKYKCEVLLLKPSSYVLENLKLVKGRFLSSLDEEKLNNVAVVFENQVDKLFNSKDNVLFKKLFIGGEEFEVIGTVAKQKRMTDFSIGTSYYDINIIIPYKVGESLFNLEKSSKTFFIKSINSKYNSRIKALLEKYLQSKGLNKEDYGIMDGRELVQSVTTISYLLSGLLGGVAAVSLIVSGIGIMNIILVSVTERTKEIGIRKAVGAKSSDIRLQFLIESLLISSFGCFIGILLGLSIVYGILPTVLNTEAHISPMWIIISMGICYLIGLFASWTPAERASRLDPIVALRYE, encoded by the coding sequence ATGGGGTATGTTAAGTTTCTGGAAGCATTTAAAATTGCGGCAAAGTCTTTGGTTTACAATAAGACAAGAACTTTTCTGAGTGTACTTGGGGTAATAATTGGAATATGTTCTATAATAGTTTCAGTTGGTCTTGTTCAGTCTGTCAGTATCAGTGTATCAAAACAATTAGAAGAAAGCGGACTTGACAGTTTGATTTTAATATTACAACGCGATGTGGATATAAATGAAATGTTCAGGTATCTCAATGACAGTCAAAATTTATTAGTTGGAATAACTCCAAAAAAAACTTATTACACGGAGGTATTGTCGTCTGATGGGAAGAAATATAAATGTGAGGTTCTTTTATTAAAACCTTCTTCTTATGTTCTTGAGAATTTGAAGCTGGTGAAAGGTAGATTCTTAAGTAGTTTGGATGAAGAAAAGCTTAACAATGTCGCAGTTGTTTTCGAAAATCAAGTTGATAAATTATTCAATAGCAAAGATAATGTGCTTTTTAAAAAGTTATTTATAGGTGGAGAAGAATTTGAGGTTATTGGAACTGTTGCAAAACAAAAACGCATGACAGATTTTTCAATAGGTACATCCTACTACGATATCAATATTATTATTCCATACAAAGTTGGCGAGAGTCTATTCAATCTTGAAAAAAGTTCGAAAACATTTTTTATAAAAAGCATAAATTCAAAATATAACTCTCGAATAAAAGCATTATTAGAGAAATACCTACAAAGCAAAGGCTTGAACAAAGAAGATTATGGCATAATGGATGGTAGGGAACTTGTTCAGTCTGTGACAACAATTTCGTATCTGTTAAGTGGACTTTTGGGAGGGGTTGCAGCAGTTTCTCTAATTGTTAGCGGTATTGGCATAATGAATATCATTTTGGTTTCGGTAACAGAAAGAACAAAAGAAATAGGAATTAGAAAAGCTGTTGGTGCCAAAAGTAGTGATATACGGCTCCAGTTTTTAATAGAATCTTTGTTAATATCTTCTTTTGGATGTTTTATAGGAATTTTATTAGGACTTTCAATTGTATACGGAATTTTGCCAACTGTTTTGAACACCGAGGCTCATATTTCACCAATGTGGATAATAATTTCAATGGGGATATGCTATCTTATAGGATTATTTGCCAGCTGGACGCCGGCAGAAAGAGCATCACGGCTTGATCCTATTGTTGCTCTCAGGTATGAGTAA
- a CDS encoding ABC transporter ATP-binding protein gives MIELYEIYKVYKMGNEDVYALNNVTLKILKNEFVAILGPSGSGKSTLMNIIGCLDTPTSGTYLLEGKEVNKLSDNQLAEIRNSKIGFIFQQFNLIPQLTALENVELPLIYKGVKKSERHKLAKEALEKVGLSNRLNHRPKQLSGGQQQRVAIARALVTNPSVILADEPTGNLDSKSGSEIMQIFEQLYNQGCTIVLITHDISIASYAKRIIKIHDGKIVEDYKIA, from the coding sequence ATGATTGAACTTTACGAGATTTACAAAGTTTACAAAATGGGCAATGAAGATGTGTATGCTTTAAATAATGTGACACTGAAAATACTAAAAAATGAGTTTGTGGCAATTCTTGGACCGTCTGGTTCAGGAAAATCAACACTCATGAATATTATCGGCTGTCTTGACACACCAACATCTGGCACGTATCTCTTAGAGGGGAAAGAGGTTAATAAGCTTTCGGACAACCAGCTTGCTGAGATTCGAAACAGTAAAATAGGGTTTATATTTCAGCAGTTCAATCTAATCCCTCAGCTTACTGCATTAGAAAATGTAGAGCTTCCTCTGATTTACAAAGGAGTTAAAAAATCAGAAAGGCATAAGCTTGCGAAAGAAGCGCTTGAAAAAGTTGGACTTTCAAACAGACTCAATCATAGACCAAAGCAGCTGTCTGGTGGGCAGCAGCAGAGGGTTGCAATTGCAAGAGCACTTGTTACAAACCCGTCGGTAATTCTTGCAGATGAGCCAACAGGAAACTTGGATTCAAAGTCAGGCAGCGAGATTATGCAAATTTTTGAACAACTTTATAACCAAGGCTGTACTATTGTATTGATTACACATGACATCTCCATTGCATCTTATGCGAAAAGAATTATAAAAATACATGATGGGAAAATTGTTGAAGATTATAAAATTGCATGA